TTTAACTAAAGCTAAAGAGTTTTACTCCAAAATGCTTTTGATTCGGCGATTTGAAGAGAGGTGCGTAGAGTTTTATTCTAAGCAAAAAATTCGTGGTTTTTTACATCTTTACATTGGTGAAGAGGCTATAGCAGTGGGAATAATGAGTGCATTGACTCCAGAGGATGCTGTCCTTGCAACATATAGAGAACACGGACAAGCATTAGCAAAGGGAGTAAGTGCAAACAGCATTATGGCAGAGTTGTTTGGTAAGCAGGAGGGAACTTCACGTGGACGAGGCGGTTCTATGCATCTTTTTGATGCAAATACACGATTTTATGGAGGTACTGCCATAGTTGCTGGCGGTTTACCTCTTGCTGTTGGAATGGCATTAGCAGATAAAATGATGAAACGTAATCGTGTAACAGTTTGTATGTTTGGTGATGGAGCCGTTGCTGAAGGGGAGTTTCATGAGTCTCTAAATCTTGCCGCATTATGGAATTTACCAGTTCTTTTTGTTTGTGAAAATAATCGTTATGCTATGGGAACTGCTTTAAATTTAACAGAATCTGAAACAGATATTTATAAAAAAGCAGCCTCATACAAGATAAACTCAAAACAGGTAGACGGGATGAGTGTTATAGAGGTGGCTAAAGCTGCTTCAAGGGCTGTAGAAGACATTAAAGATGGGAAAGGACCCGTATTCCTTGAGTGTCTTACCTACCGTTTTCGTGCCCACTCTATGTTTGATGCTGAACTATATCGGGAAAAAGTTGAAGTTGAGGAGTGGAAAGAAAAAGGTCCATTGGTTGTGTTTCAAAAGAGACTTGAAGAGATGGGACTATGGTCTGAGATGGATGTAAAAGAGCTTGAAGATGAAATAAAAAATACCATGGATGAAGCAGTAGAGTTTGCAGAGAATGGCACACTTGAACCTATAGAAGATTTAGAAAAATTTGTTTACTCGGAGGTGAGTAATGGATAATACTATTACATATCGTGAAGCTGTTAGAGAAGCTATCCGTAAAGCTATGAGTGAAGATGAACGAGTTTTTTTGATGGGTGAAGATGTTGGTAATTATGGTGGTTCTTACGCAGTTAGCAGAGGACTTTTAGATGAGTTTGGCCGTGAACGAATCATAGATACACCTCTTAGTGAATCAGCTTTTACAGGTGCGGGTATTGGTGCAGCAATGAACGGAATGAGACCTATTGTAGAGATTATGACTGTAAATTTTAGCCTTTTAGCACTCGATCAGATTATAAATAATGCTGGAAGTTTGCTTCACATGTCAGGAGGACAGTTCAATGTTCCTTTAGTTATTCGTATGGCAACAGGTGTCGGCAATCAATTAGGTGCCCAACACTCTCACTCACTAGAGGGATGGCTGTCATATATAGTTGGTGTAAAAGTTTTAACACCAGCAACGGTACAAGATGCTTATGACATGATTGGTTTGGCTTTGAGTGATCCAGACCCTGTTCTGGTTTTTGAGAACTCACTTCTTTATAATTCTAAAGGCTCACTCGACACTAAATCTACACCGATACCTATTGGAAAAGCCTTGGTTCATAGACCTGGTAAAGATATAACGATTTTAACCTATGGAATAAATCTTTTTAAAGCACTCGAAGCTGCCGAGACTTTAGCAAAAGATGGGATTGATGCGGAAGTAATTGACCTACGTTCTCTTCGCCCATTGGATGATGAGACAATTATGAAGTCAGTAGCCAAAACGCATAGAGTTGTCATTGTGGATGATGGGTGGAAGTCAGGCAGTATCTCAGCTGAGATTATGGCCCGCATTAATGAGCAGGCATTTTATGAACTAGATGCTCCTATGGCTAGAGTGTGTACTCTCGAAGTTCCTCTTCCTTATGCTAAGCATCTTGAAGATGCTGCCATTGTACAGGTTGATAAAATAATCGAGATGGCAAAGAAAGTGATGGTGCAATCATGAGCAAATTTCTTATGCCTAGTTTGGGCGCAGACATGGAGTCGGCTATCTTAATGGAGTGGCTTGTTAAAGAGGGAGACAGAGTAAGCAAGGGTCAGATAATAGCCGAAGTTGAGACCAGCAAGGGTGTTATTGAGATAGAAGTTTTTGAAGATGGCATTGTTGAAAAACTATTGGTAAAAGAGGAGAGCGAATGCAAAGTTGGGGAGCCTCTTGCTATTATTGCTTCTGATGAAAAGAAACCTCTACATGTAGAAGAAAAACATGAATCTAAACAACCGGTCGTGCAAGAGACAAAAGAGGAACAAATAGTATCAGAGCCACCTAAACCGACAGCTTTACATGTAGAGCAAGAAGCGCGTCTAAAGATATCCCCTGCAGCTCGCAAAAAAGCGGGTGAAACAGGTGCTGATTTATCAAAGTTTGACCCTAATGACGGAGTTGTACAACTTAGCAAAATAGAGGCTGCTTCCACTACAGAACAAGAAGAACCAACTAAAATAGAATCAAAATCAGATACTCATATAGAGAAAAATAGTGGTATGCGTCAAGCCATAGCGACTGCCATGAGTCGCTCCAATGCTGAAATACCACACTATTACCTTTCAACTTCAATCAACATGACACCGGCACTAAAATACCTAGAAGAGCTAAACAAAAAACGCAGTATCAAAGATAGAATACTCCCTGTTGCCATTTTAATTCGTGCAGTTGTTCTATCACTAAAAGAGGTCCCTGAGCTAAACGGTTTTTGGCAAAATAATTCACACCAGATAAGCAAAGAGATTCATCCAGGTATCGCCATAGCACTGCGAAAAGGGGGATTAATTACCCCTGCACTATTAAATGCAGATATTATGACTATAGATGACACAATGAACTCTTTAAGTGATTTGATAACACGAACTCGTGGTGGTAAACTCCGCTCCACAGAGATGACTTCTCAAACAATCACCATCACAAACTTGGGCGATTTGGGGGTTGAGAGTGTGTTTGGAGTTATTTATCCTCCCCAGCTTGCAGTTGTGGGGCTAGGAGCCATCATAGATTCCCCTTGGGCTGAGGGTGATGCTCTTTGTGTGAGAAAAGTTATGCGGGCAACTTTAGCAGGTGACCACCGCGCAACCGACGGTCGCACGGGGGGAGTATTTTTAGACAGACTAAACCACTATTTACAAAATCCAAAGGAGCTATTATGACAAAAGAGGAACTAAAACGGGCGATAATTGAGCAAATTTTGGAAATTGCCCCCGATGTAGATGAGAGTGAGATAGATCCAGATGCGAATATTCAGCGCTCTTTAGAGATAGACTCGTTTGATTTTTTAAAAATTCTTACATCCTTGAATGAAAAAGTTGGTATTGAAGTTCCTGAGGCCGATTATGCCAAGGTTGATACTGTGGAACATATGGCTGAGTACTTCTCAAAACATTTGTAAACTGCAAAAAACATGAAAGTTATAGCTACAATTAATGGAAGTATCACCGCAGAGAGCATGGCGTTTTATGCTTTGAAATATGCGCAAGTCCAAAATCTAACGCTTGTTCTGCTACATGTAGAGAATAAAAAAGATAATTTAGATGATGTTCATGCGAGCATGCATAGGATAACCACCATATCTGAATCCCAAAATATTAAAACTGAGCGTGTGCTCCTAAAGGGCTCTACCCAAAAGGCTATCAAACTCTTTTTATCGGACGGTTTTACAGACACTATTTTCTGTAGCACGCGGAAAAAAAAGAATCTGCTGAGCAACTCATTTAGCTTGCTCTTGACAAAAATGAACCTTAATGTTGATATTGCTATTGTCCGTATTACCAAGATAAGCAGTATTATGGATTTAGACAGTGTAGTACTCTCTATAAAAGAGGACAGACTCTCAGTTGAGAAGTTTACTTTTTTTTCAACAATCGCCTTGGCATTTAAGGCAGAGGGAGAGATATACTCCGTGTCAAGCATGTCAGTAAGGGAGCTATCAAGAGTAGATATACATAAAGCCAGAGAGAAGCTCGGGGTTATCAATCACAATCTAAGACACTACCTAAAACTCGCAAATATAATGAAATTTCCTCTTAATATCAAGCATGATTTTACCAATAGTGAATCCAAAAGCATATTTACCCATGTAGTAAAATCAGATGCTCAATTGGTTGTGATTGGTGCTAAACGACTATCGATAACATCCTTTTTAAACAAAGAGATGCCTATAGAAAAGTTGATGCGTGAAGCTTCTGTAAACACCATTGCATATTACCCTAAAGAGAAGTAGCAATGCAGCCGTATAAACTGAACTCTCAGGAACTTTTTGAAAGCTTTCACACCTCAAAAAATGGCTTAAGCACAAAAGAGGCTAATCGCAGAATAGTCGATTTTGGCGAGAATAAAATTCAAAGCCAAACAAAGAAGAACTATCTTTTAGAGTATTTAAAACAGTATATACAGTTCTTCGCTCTTTTGCTTGAAGTAGCGGCTTTTTTGGCATTTATCGCCGATTATTACGCTCCTAATGAGGGGAATGACATTCTTGCCTATGCAATTTTGATAGCTGTAATTATTAATGCTACTTTCGCTTTTTGGCAGGAGTACAAGGCAGATAAAGCAATGGAGGCGCTAGTAAGGCTTATGCCGAGTATGGTTACCCTTGTGCGAGATGGCGAGGTGAAAACTATTGATGCAAAAGATTTGGTTCCCGGCGATATTATTATTCTTGAAGAGGGGAATAAAATCGCTGCTGATGCTGTTTTAATAAAAAACACGACACTCTACATAAATACTTCATCACTAAACGGCGAATCAAGACCCTCAAGGCGCGAATTGGAGATTGACAGCAATATTACATGCGCTTTAGATGCAAGAAATATGGTTTTTGCAGGTACTGCCGTTATTTCCGGAAGTGCAGAGGCAGTAGTAGTCTCAACGGGACAAAGTACGGAGTTTGGAAAAATAGCAACACTTACAAAAAATGTTCAAAAAACCATCACCCCTATGCAAAAAGAGGTCATTCGTATTACCCATATTCTCACTATTATTGCTCTTGGAATGGGTCTGCTGTTTTTTTTATTTGGAGTCTTTTCAGAGCAGAGCCTTTTAATGGCCTCCATATTTGCCCTCTCACTCATTGTTGCAAATGTACCTGAGGGAATGCTCCCAACCATAACACTATCACTCTCTTTGGCGTCGCAGCGTATGGCAAAGAGAAATGCACTTATAAAAAATCTTGATTCTGTCCAGACTCTAGGGAGTGCCACCGTTATATGCACTGACAAGACAGGCACTCTTACACGAAATGAGATGACGCTAAAAGAGCTTGTTTTGGCTGGTGGTGAGTATATAACGGTCGGAGGAGAGGGGTATGCCACCGAAGGTGAATTTGATTTTGACAACTCTAATGAGAGTTCACAAACCCGTTTAGATGAGATATTAACAGCAGGGTTTATAAATTGTCGTGCAACTATCGAAGATAAAAAACTTTTTGGAGACCCAACAGAACTTGCCATTGTGGTTGCTGCTAAAAAACGCAATATTGACCTAAGTTCATTAGAGAAGATTGATGAGATCCCATTTACCAGTGAGAGAAAAATGATGTCATCTGTCTGTATAAAATCTGAAGAGAAGATTCTATACATAAAAGGTGCTGCTGAAGTTATCTTTGAAAAAGCAACACATTTTTTAGACAAAGACCAAGCCGTGAAAATTTTTGATGATGATGCCAAAAAACGTATGCAAATGAGTGCCGAAGCATTTGAGAATGAGGCATACCGTGTATTGGCAATTGCGAAAAATTCAGACATTATAGAAGAGGGACTAACGCTTCTAGGCCTTGTAGCCATAATGGATTTACCAAGAGAAGAGGTAAAAGAGGCGATAGCACAGTGTAAAACGGCCGGAATACGCACTATGATGATTACCGGTGACAACTCTAAAACCGCTCAGGCAATAGCCAAAAAAATCGGTCTTGAATTTGATCGCGTACTGACAGGAGATGAAGTACGGATGTTGAGAGAAGAGGAGCTGGAAAAAATTCTCTCAAAAGAGAGTGTACTTTTTGCAAGAATGGCGAGTAATCAAAAATTAAAAATTGCCATTGCTCTTCAAAACTGCGGTGAAATAGTGGCGATGACCGGAGACGGAGTCAATGATGCCCCAGCACTAAAGCGTGCAGATATTGGCATAGCTATGGGTATTTCAGGCACAGATGTAGCAAAAGAAGCGGCTGATATGATACTCCTTGATGACAATTTCAACTCTATAGTCGCAGCGATAGAAGAAGGGAGAGCAGTATATTTTAATATTAAAAAATTCGTAACATATATACTCTCTTCAAATGTTCCAGAAATTGTCCCTTACATCTTGCACTTTTTTTTACTCATACCGCTACCGCTTTCAGTTATTCAAATCCTCTCAATAGACCTAGGTTCAGATATGCTCCCAGGGCTTGCTCTGGGGAGTGAAAAACCTGAAAAAAATATCATGAAATCTCCGCCGGTAGGAAGAGGCGAAAAGATTCTTGATTGGGAGGTGTTTAAAAGAGGCTACTTTTTTATCGGTGTTATTGAAGCGACTGCCGCTATGGTAGCCTTCATAAGCTTCTTATCTCTTCATGGATGGGAGTATGGAACTGTTGATTTGAAAAACCCTCTGTTGCAGTCTCAGGCAATGACTATGACTCTTTTAGGTGCAATAAGCTGTCAGTTGGTCAATGTTTGGACTATGCGCAGCTGGGAGTATTCAGCTTGGAGCGTTGGGTGGACAAGCAACAGGCTTCTTCTTGGAGCTATGGCTCTGGAGTTTTTATGGATTTGGATGATGCTCAGTTATGAACCTGTCCAAAAAATATTTCACACCGCTTCCATTCCTCTCAATGAGTTGTGGATATTGCTGCCTTTTCCAATGATACTTTTTGTCAGTCATGAATACTATAAATATACAAAACGTTCAGAAAAAGCAAATTTAATTTAATTACAAGGAGTTTAAGATGTCAGAAAGAGCATGGCTAAGTAAGAGGCTTGAATCGGGGAAAATTTTGTGCCAAGCATGTGCGCAAGCATGTAAGCTTGACGAGGGTGAATATGGTATTTGCGGGGTTAGAAGAGTTGAAGAGGGTGAGTTAAGACTTCTAGTTTATGGTCTGGCCGCTGCTGTAAATGTAGACCCGGTGGAGAAAAAACCTATGTTTCATTTTTTGCCAAAAAGCAGAGCTTTCTCTGTTGGAACAGTTGGTTGTAACTTCTCCTGTAAATTTTGTCAAAACTATGATATATCTCAGTACCCAAAAGAGCATGAGCATAAAATCATAGGTCATGAACTTCCCCCTGAAAGCATAGTAAAGTTAGCGCTAGAAAATGGATGCGACTCTATTGCCTATACCTACAATGAGCCGGTTGTCTTTTTTGAATACACTTACGACACAGCAAAACTCGCACATGAGAGAGGACTGAAAAATATCTACGTTACAAGTGGATTTGAAACGCATAAAGCGATAGACCTGCTTGAGCCTTACATTGACGGGATGAATATAGATATTAAAAGTTTTTCAGATGAGTTCTACAAAGAGATTTGCGGAGCAAGACTTGAACCTGTACTTGAGTGTGTTAGATATGCTCATAAAAAGGGGATATGGGTAGAGATTACAACGTTGCTGATACCTGGGAAAAATGATTCTGATGACGAGATTCGCTCTATTGCAAAATTTTTAGCAAATATTGACACATCTATCCCCTGGCATCTATCCGCTTTTCACCCCACATATAAAATGCTAGAACCTCCTCGTACTCCGGAATCCACCCTGCTTCGTGCTTACAATATAGGTCAAGAAGAGGGTTTGAAATACCTATATATAGGAAATGTGGACAACGAGGATTACGAATCTACCTACTGCCCAAAATGCAATAAAAGAGTAATTGACAGAAGTGGAAATATTGGACAGTTTGTTACAAATGAACTCAATGAAAACGGTAGCTGTCCGAAGTGTGGCTATAAACTAGATGGCATATGGAGTTAATATTTTCAATCAACTATCCGCATCACCTCTTGCAGGCTGGTAGCTCCTTTGATAAGTTTTTCAAGGGCATCGGTTTTCATGTCACAGCTTTTAGTACTGCGGATATAGTTGTGTAATTCGATACTGCTTTTATTGTGTTCAATCATATCTCTAATTATCTCATCAACCTGGAGCACTTCTACAACAGCTATGCGCCCAATGTAGCCACTTTGTCTACAGTGTTCACACCCTACTGCTTCATATATTTTCACCCTCTCACTCTTAGGTGACAAGATTGTTTCAGCTGAATCAGAAAAGTATTTAATTAGCTCATCTCGAGAGAGTTCTACCTCTTTTTTACACTCATTACAGAGCCTTCTCAGTAGCTTTTGTGATACTATACAGAGCAGTCCATCGGCTAAAAGATACTTATCAACTCCAAGATCTTTAAGACGTGCTATTGTGGTAGTGCCACTGCTTCCAGAGAGTGTTGATAATATAAGATGCCCCGTTGCAGAACTCTGTATTGCCAGCTTCGCTGTTTGCTCATCTAAAATCTCACCAATAGCAATTACATCCGGATCCTGCCGTGCTATGGAATGAAGAGCCTTGTTGTATGTATAGTTTGAGCGGGTATTAATCTGCACCTGATTGACGAATGGGAGATGGTACTCCACCGGCTCTTCAACACTTAGCACGTTTCTCTTTAGTATGTCAATTTTACGCAGCATTGCATAGAGAGTTGTTGTTTTTCCACTTCCGCTAGCACCTACAATAAGTATAATCCCACTATTTTTTTGTAAATTATAACTAAGCTGTTTAACCAA
The sequence above is drawn from the Candidatus Sulfurimonas baltica genome and encodes:
- the amrS gene encoding AmmeMemoRadiSam system radical SAM enzyme codes for the protein MSERAWLSKRLESGKILCQACAQACKLDEGEYGICGVRRVEEGELRLLVYGLAAAVNVDPVEKKPMFHFLPKSRAFSVGTVGCNFSCKFCQNYDISQYPKEHEHKIIGHELPPESIVKLALENGCDSIAYTYNEPVVFFEYTYDTAKLAHERGLKNIYVTSGFETHKAIDLLEPYIDGMNIDIKSFSDEFYKEICGARLEPVLECVRYAHKKGIWVEITTLLIPGKNDSDDEIRSIAKFLANIDTSIPWHLSAFHPTYKMLEPPRTPESTLLRAYNIGQEEGLKYLYIGNVDNEDYESTYCPKCNKRVIDRSGNIGQFVTNELNENGSCPKCGYKLDGIWS
- a CDS encoding dihydrolipoamide acetyltransferase family protein encodes the protein MSKFLMPSLGADMESAILMEWLVKEGDRVSKGQIIAEVETSKGVIEIEVFEDGIVEKLLVKEESECKVGEPLAIIASDEKKPLHVEEKHESKQPVVQETKEEQIVSEPPKPTALHVEQEARLKISPAARKKAGETGADLSKFDPNDGVVQLSKIEAASTTEQEEPTKIESKSDTHIEKNSGMRQAIATAMSRSNAEIPHYYLSTSINMTPALKYLEELNKKRSIKDRILPVAILIRAVVLSLKEVPELNGFWQNNSHQISKEIHPGIAIALRKGGLITPALLNADIMTIDDTMNSLSDLITRTRGGKLRSTEMTSQTITITNLGDLGVESVFGVIYPPQLAVVGLGAIIDSPWAEGDALCVRKVMRATLAGDHRATDGRTGGVFLDRLNHYLQNPKELL
- the pdhA gene encoding pyruvate dehydrogenase (acetyl-transferring) E1 component subunit alpha; translation: MELDLTKAKEFYSKMLLIRRFEERCVEFYSKQKIRGFLHLYIGEEAIAVGIMSALTPEDAVLATYREHGQALAKGVSANSIMAELFGKQEGTSRGRGGSMHLFDANTRFYGGTAIVAGGLPLAVGMALADKMMKRNRVTVCMFGDGAVAEGEFHESLNLAALWNLPVLFVCENNRYAMGTALNLTESETDIYKKAASYKINSKQVDGMSVIEVAKAASRAVEDIKDGKGPVFLECLTYRFRAHSMFDAELYREKVEVEEWKEKGPLVVFQKRLEEMGLWSEMDVKELEDEIKNTMDEAVEFAENGTLEPIEDLEKFVYSEVSNG
- a CDS encoding cation-translocating P-type ATPase; the protein is MQPYKLNSQELFESFHTSKNGLSTKEANRRIVDFGENKIQSQTKKNYLLEYLKQYIQFFALLLEVAAFLAFIADYYAPNEGNDILAYAILIAVIINATFAFWQEYKADKAMEALVRLMPSMVTLVRDGEVKTIDAKDLVPGDIIILEEGNKIAADAVLIKNTTLYINTSSLNGESRPSRRELEIDSNITCALDARNMVFAGTAVISGSAEAVVVSTGQSTEFGKIATLTKNVQKTITPMQKEVIRITHILTIIALGMGLLFFLFGVFSEQSLLMASIFALSLIVANVPEGMLPTITLSLSLASQRMAKRNALIKNLDSVQTLGSATVICTDKTGTLTRNEMTLKELVLAGGEYITVGGEGYATEGEFDFDNSNESSQTRLDEILTAGFINCRATIEDKKLFGDPTELAIVVAAKKRNIDLSSLEKIDEIPFTSERKMMSSVCIKSEEKILYIKGAAEVIFEKATHFLDKDQAVKIFDDDAKKRMQMSAEAFENEAYRVLAIAKNSDIIEEGLTLLGLVAIMDLPREEVKEAIAQCKTAGIRTMMITGDNSKTAQAIAKKIGLEFDRVLTGDEVRMLREEELEKILSKESVLFARMASNQKLKIAIALQNCGEIVAMTGDGVNDAPALKRADIGIAMGISGTDVAKEAADMILLDDNFNSIVAAIEEGRAVYFNIKKFVTYILSSNVPEIVPYILHFFLLIPLPLSVIQILSIDLGSDMLPGLALGSEKPEKNIMKSPPVGRGEKILDWEVFKRGYFFIGVIEATAAMVAFISFLSLHGWEYGTVDLKNPLLQSQAMTMTLLGAISCQLVNVWTMRSWEYSAWSVGWTSNRLLLGAMALEFLWIWMMLSYEPVQKIFHTASIPLNELWILLPFPMILFVSHEYYKYTKRSEKANLI
- a CDS encoding acyl carrier protein; this encodes MTKEELKRAIIEQILEIAPDVDESEIDPDANIQRSLEIDSFDFLKILTSLNEKVGIEVPEADYAKVDTVEHMAEYFSKHL
- a CDS encoding alpha-ketoacid dehydrogenase subunit beta; the protein is MDNTITYREAVREAIRKAMSEDERVFLMGEDVGNYGGSYAVSRGLLDEFGRERIIDTPLSESAFTGAGIGAAMNGMRPIVEIMTVNFSLLALDQIINNAGSLLHMSGGQFNVPLVIRMATGVGNQLGAQHSHSLEGWLSYIVGVKVLTPATVQDAYDMIGLALSDPDPVLVFENSLLYNSKGSLDTKSTPIPIGKALVHRPGKDITILTYGINLFKALEAAETLAKDGIDAEVIDLRSLRPLDDETIMKSVAKTHRVVIVDDGWKSGSISAEIMARINEQAFYELDAPMARVCTLEVPLPYAKHLEDAAIVQVDKIIEMAKKVMVQS